One part of the Natronorubrum sediminis genome encodes these proteins:
- a CDS encoding ComEC/Rec2 family competence protein, giving the protein MSRGRVLLIVSVGALVVLSGCLGGFGAGNESDETEPELEGELEIHHIDVGQADATLLETPANETILIDTGDWRQDGDGVIEYLDEENIDRIDHLVATHAHADHIGGHAAVIEHVEEHGDGVGAAYDSGVVHSSATYDDYLDAIEAYDVQLFEVSEGHTLGLEGEALEATVLNPPEESSGDDLHYNSIALHIEFDEFGYLTTGDAEDDAEERMVDEHGDSLDVDAYQAGHHGSSTSSTEPFLDEVEPDVAVVSSDLESQYGHPHDEVLESFADRGIETYWTGVHGDVVVSSEGDDASLSTSAEHNESTDPAALLDLKHDAVDSSDSLQPISSILDRSTAIESDQPSAVESSPLVDRAVAPTIAP; this is encoded by the coding sequence ATGTCACGGGGACGGGTGCTGTTGATCGTGTCGGTGGGGGCACTCGTTGTCCTTTCGGGGTGTCTCGGTGGATTCGGGGCCGGGAACGAGAGCGACGAGACCGAACCGGAACTCGAGGGCGAACTCGAGATTCACCACATCGACGTCGGACAGGCTGATGCGACGCTGCTGGAAACGCCGGCGAACGAGACGATTTTGATCGACACGGGTGACTGGCGACAGGACGGCGACGGCGTTATCGAGTACCTCGACGAAGAGAATATCGACCGAATCGACCACCTCGTCGCCACACACGCACACGCCGACCACATCGGTGGCCACGCGGCCGTGATCGAACACGTCGAAGAACACGGCGACGGCGTCGGCGCAGCCTACGACTCGGGCGTCGTCCACTCGAGTGCGACCTACGACGACTACCTCGACGCGATCGAAGCGTACGACGTGCAGCTATTCGAGGTCTCCGAGGGCCACACACTGGGACTCGAGGGTGAGGCGCTCGAAGCGACCGTGTTGAACCCGCCCGAGGAATCAAGCGGCGACGACCTTCACTACAACAGCATCGCGCTCCACATTGAATTCGACGAGTTCGGGTATCTGACGACCGGCGACGCCGAAGACGACGCCGAAGAACGCATGGTCGACGAGCACGGCGACTCGCTCGACGTCGACGCGTATCAGGCCGGCCATCACGGCTCCTCGACGTCCTCGACGGAGCCGTTCCTCGATGAGGTCGAACCGGACGTCGCGGTCGTCTCGAGCGACCTCGAGTCGCAGTACGGCCACCCACACGACGAGGTGCTCGAGAGCTTCGCCGATCGCGGTATCGAGACGTACTGGACCGGCGTCCACGGCGATGTCGTCGTCTCGAGTGAGGGCGACGACGCCTCGCTCTCGACGAGCGCCGAGCACAACGAGTCGACGGATCCTGCGGCCCTTCTCGATCTCAAACACGATGCAGTCGATAGTTCGGACTCCTTACAGCCGATATCCTCGATATTGGATCGGTCGACGGCTATCGAATCGGACCAGCCGTCGGCTGTCGAGTCGAGCCCACTAGTTGATAGGGCAGTCGCGCCTACCATCGCACCATGA
- a CDS encoding OsmC family protein: protein MAKQVTTVSDDGFAATNEVRDFEATIDPNGEESPDTLETLLSAYGTCYVPALRVGGQQRGVDDLGRIEIETTGDLNDDDKLESISFDISVEASIDDETGSEIIERANELCKVHDALKSDLHAETSIRGDAA, encoded by the coding sequence ATGGCAAAACAAGTCACGACAGTATCAGACGACGGATTCGCCGCGACGAACGAAGTACGCGATTTCGAGGCGACGATCGACCCGAACGGTGAGGAGTCACCGGACACGCTCGAGACGCTGCTCTCTGCGTACGGAACCTGCTACGTTCCTGCACTCCGAGTCGGTGGCCAACAACGCGGCGTCGACGACCTCGGTCGGATCGAAATTGAGACGACGGGTGACCTCAACGACGACGACAAACTCGAGTCGATTTCCTTCGACATCAGCGTCGAAGCCTCGATCGACGACGAGACGGGATCGGAGATTATCGAGCGCGCGAACGAACTGTGTAAAGTTCACGATGCGTTGAAATCGGACCTTCACGCAGAGACGAGTATCCGAGGCGACGCCGCCTGA
- a CDS encoding DUF7545 family protein has product MSDDIETTTFEISADDSTDDVTIPSGLVDLVAEGDQSDAETVGDVMLLSFASRAHHIVHHGEGADEELEAQEQRIMDLFEERFGVTYGEATGHQH; this is encoded by the coding sequence ATGTCCGACGATATCGAGACGACGACGTTCGAAATCAGCGCCGACGACAGTACCGACGACGTGACTATTCCGTCCGGACTCGTCGATCTCGTCGCCGAAGGCGACCAGTCTGACGCCGAAACCGTCGGCGACGTGATGCTCCTCTCCTTCGCCAGTCGCGCCCATCACATCGTCCACCACGGTGAGGGCGCAGACGAGGAACTCGAGGCCCAGGAGCAGCGTATCATGGACCTCTTCGAGGAGCGATTCGGCGTGACCTACGGCGAAGCGACGGGTCACCAGCACTGA
- a CDS encoding OB-fold nucleic acid binding domain-containing protein, which produces MGNCIICGTPVDGEICESHEEDAVFEFDGNSPADLSPGRYYRGTVDGYADFGVFIDIGDHVTGLLHRSELDKRLESLDWEAGDDVYVQVLSVRDNDNVDLGWSIRQREREFRGKLIDTGSTETLPEDDESEQTESTDDADTSNTDTAASTSDSDASTTDGGAKPSAGDLQAAVDETSQADNSTSAPDASETVSNASGSVATESAAASTPATDDIADADSEVEAEADAEPALNRTTVDSIDDQVGSVVRLEGEITGVRQTSGPTVFELRDETATVECAAFEEAGVRAYPDVSTDDAVALEGEVERHYGDLQVETETLEVLSGDESETVRERLEEAIESEARPAEVSLLAAHDPVEAVEDELVDAATAIRRAVMEARPVIVRHGATADGYVAGAAIERAVLPLIREKHTREDAEYHYFERRPLDGRVYDMNAATDDVTSMLEARDRHDEQLPLVVLVDAGSTAESVDGYDMLSLYDAETIVVDDSRADAEITDAVSTAVTPSLAGVSVDDLTSSALAANVAAHVNDDVRDDLEHLPAVSYWEETPDVYTDLASEAGYDETGISERREAVSLEAFYQSYKDKRELVIDLLFEDGGVGDAPGDGDLAAHVSEQFRAKLETELETAQENLTVRGQNGVTITLLDTDAFTHRYNFPTTVLLLDELHRQERDRADSPFVTLGLGDDELHVRTTETIDVRELGEAIESVAPDAGVSVIGGQDGHVEFLPGERDSVRDAALDALGEALA; this is translated from the coding sequence ATGGGTAACTGTATCATCTGTGGCACACCCGTTGACGGCGAAATCTGCGAGAGTCACGAGGAGGATGCTGTCTTCGAATTTGACGGCAACTCCCCTGCAGACCTCTCTCCCGGCCGGTATTACCGGGGAACCGTCGACGGCTACGCCGACTTCGGTGTCTTCATCGACATCGGAGATCACGTCACCGGATTGTTGCATAGAAGCGAACTAGACAAACGTCTCGAAAGTCTCGATTGGGAGGCTGGCGACGACGTCTACGTGCAGGTCCTCAGCGTTCGGGACAACGACAACGTCGACCTCGGCTGGTCGATCCGCCAGCGAGAACGAGAGTTCCGCGGCAAACTAATCGACACGGGATCCACCGAGACGCTCCCCGAAGACGACGAGAGCGAGCAGACCGAATCGACTGACGACGCCGACACATCGAACACCGACACCGCCGCATCCACCAGCGACTCCGATGCGAGCACGACCGATGGCGGCGCGAAACCCTCAGCCGGCGATCTCCAGGCTGCTGTCGACGAGACGAGTCAAGCGGACAACAGTACCAGCGCACCGGACGCGTCCGAAACCGTCTCGAACGCAAGCGGCTCCGTTGCAACCGAAAGCGCCGCCGCATCGACACCAGCGACCGACGACATCGCTGACGCCGACTCCGAAGTCGAGGCGGAAGCCGACGCCGAACCAGCCCTGAACCGAACGACCGTCGATTCGATCGACGATCAGGTCGGTAGCGTGGTCCGCCTCGAGGGCGAGATCACCGGCGTTCGCCAGACGAGCGGTCCGACCGTCTTCGAACTCCGCGACGAAACGGCGACCGTCGAGTGCGCCGCGTTCGAAGAAGCCGGCGTTCGTGCGTACCCTGACGTCTCGACCGACGACGCCGTCGCACTCGAGGGCGAAGTCGAGCGCCACTACGGCGACTTGCAGGTCGAAACCGAGACGCTCGAGGTCCTCTCGGGTGACGAATCTGAGACGGTTCGCGAGCGACTCGAGGAGGCGATCGAATCCGAAGCGCGACCCGCCGAGGTTTCGTTGCTCGCCGCACACGATCCCGTCGAGGCCGTCGAAGACGAACTCGTCGACGCCGCGACGGCGATCCGCCGAGCCGTCATGGAAGCGCGCCCTGTCATCGTTCGCCACGGCGCGACCGCCGACGGCTACGTTGCAGGCGCAGCGATCGAACGCGCCGTCTTGCCGCTGATCCGCGAGAAGCACACTCGCGAAGACGCCGAGTATCACTACTTCGAACGCCGACCGCTCGACGGCCGCGTCTACGACATGAACGCCGCCACGGACGACGTGACGTCCATGCTCGAAGCCCGCGACCGCCACGACGAGCAACTGCCGCTCGTCGTCTTGGTCGACGCTGGCTCGACCGCGGAATCCGTCGACGGCTACGATATGCTCTCGCTGTACGACGCGGAGACGATCGTCGTCGACGACAGTCGTGCCGACGCGGAGATCACCGACGCCGTCTCGACGGCCGTCACGCCGTCGCTCGCCGGCGTCTCCGTCGATGACCTCACCTCGAGCGCACTCGCCGCAAACGTCGCGGCACACGTTAACGACGACGTTCGCGACGACCTCGAGCACCTCCCTGCCGTCAGTTACTGGGAGGAGACCCCCGACGTGTACACCGACCTCGCGAGCGAGGCCGGCTACGACGAAACCGGCATCTCCGAACGCCGCGAAGCCGTCTCGCTCGAGGCGTTCTACCAGTCCTATAAGGACAAGCGCGAACTCGTAATCGACTTGCTATTCGAAGACGGTGGGGTTGGCGACGCACCTGGCGACGGCGACCTCGCAGCACACGTCTCCGAGCAGTTCCGTGCGAAACTCGAGACCGAACTCGAGACGGCCCAGGAGAACCTCACGGTTCGCGGGCAAAACGGCGTGACGATCACGCTGCTCGATACGGACGCGTTCACGCACCGCTATAACTTCCCGACGACGGTCTTGCTCCTCGACGAACTCCACCGTCAAGAGCGCGACCGCGCCGACTCGCCGTTCGTTACGCTCGGTCTCGGCGACGACGAACTACACGTCCGGACGACTGAGACGATCGACGTCCGCGAACTCGGCGAAGCGATCGAATCCGTCGCACCCGATGCGGGCGTTTCCGTCATCGGCGGTCAGGACGGCCACGTTGAATTCCTCCCCGGCGAACGCGATTCGGTCCGCGACGCTGCACTCGACGCACTCGGCGAAGCGCTCGCGTAA
- a CDS encoding DUF5799 family protein — protein sequence MSDTSWTDQIVGARMTVDQEFSSRIADSRFSNQQWSLIMTATEFEIEQPTDPENARIVANTENVEQIIPELENIPTGMGAMGGGPGGQQGGSSSGGILDSIVGALGLGGDGDDNSHAEQERAAESLTQEYAEQLQAELESKGRWDTVRQAAASEQ from the coding sequence ATGAGTGACACCTCGTGGACGGATCAGATCGTCGGCGCGCGCATGACCGTCGATCAGGAGTTCTCCTCGCGGATCGCAGACTCTCGCTTTAGCAACCAACAGTGGAGTCTGATCATGACCGCGACGGAGTTCGAAATCGAACAGCCAACAGATCCCGAGAACGCCCGAATCGTCGCCAACACGGAGAACGTCGAGCAGATCATCCCCGAACTCGAGAACATTCCGACGGGGATGGGTGCGATGGGCGGCGGCCCCGGCGGTCAGCAAGGAGGCTCCTCGAGTGGTGGCATTCTCGACTCGATTGTCGGTGCACTCGGCCTCGGCGGCGATGGCGACGACAACTCACACGCCGAACAGGAGCGAGCGGCCGAATCGCTCACACAGGAGTACGCCGAGCAGTTACAGGCCGAACTCGAGTCGAAGGGACGCTGGGACACGGTACGACAGGCCGCGGCGTCCGAGCAGTGA
- a CDS encoding DUF3006 domain-containing protein has protein sequence MTDVDLAVVDRIVDGTTAVLLLEADETVVDEYTLECARLPEDGRHEGAVFDVELADADDALGELRYRPELEEQRKETAQERFDRLSDRLPDE, from the coding sequence ATGACCGACGTCGATCTCGCAGTCGTGGATCGAATCGTCGACGGAACGACAGCCGTACTCCTCCTCGAGGCAGACGAAACCGTCGTCGACGAGTACACGCTCGAGTGCGCTCGGCTTCCCGAAGACGGACGCCACGAGGGTGCCGTCTTCGACGTCGAACTCGCGGACGCGGATGATGCGCTGGGAGAGTTACGGTATCGCCCGGAACTCGAGGAGCAACGTAAAGAGACGGCACAAGAGCGATTCGATCGGCTCTCAGACCGACTGCCAGACGAGTGA
- a CDS encoding metal-dependent hydrolase has product MELTWYGHSTWHVTVGETELLIDPFFDNPKTDLDPSDLETPDYVLLTHGHADHIAHAGEFAEATLVATPELVSYCQEEFGFEDAVGGMGMNLGGTVECGDAFVTMVRADHTNGIMTENDASGGMPAGFVISDADPTVADSEATTLYNAGDTSLMSEMRDVIGEHLEPDAAIVPIGDHFTMGPTQAGIAVDWLDVDTAVPQHYDTFPPIEQDPADFEQAVSDAGSDAEVVVLEGDESVTIGN; this is encoded by the coding sequence ATGGAGCTCACCTGGTACGGCCACTCGACGTGGCACGTTACGGTCGGAGAAACGGAGCTGCTGATCGACCCGTTTTTCGACAACCCCAAGACGGATCTCGATCCGTCGGACCTCGAGACTCCCGATTACGTCCTGTTGACACACGGCCACGCAGACCACATCGCCCACGCCGGCGAGTTTGCCGAGGCGACGCTGGTCGCGACGCCCGAACTCGTTTCCTACTGTCAGGAGGAGTTCGGCTTCGAGGACGCCGTCGGCGGGATGGGGATGAACCTCGGGGGAACCGTCGAGTGTGGCGACGCGTTCGTCACGATGGTCCGTGCGGATCACACGAACGGCATCATGACCGAGAACGACGCGAGCGGCGGGATGCCCGCCGGATTCGTGATCTCGGACGCCGATCCAACAGTAGCCGACTCGGAGGCGACCACGCTGTACAACGCCGGCGACACTAGCCTCATGAGCGAGATGCGCGACGTCATCGGCGAGCACCTCGAGCCGGACGCCGCCATCGTCCCCATCGGCGATCACTTCACCATGGGGCCCACGCAGGCCGGAATCGCCGTCGACTGGCTCGACGTCGACACCGCAGTGCCACAACACTACGACACGTTCCCGCCGATCGAACAGGACCCGGCGGACTTCGAGCAGGCAGTTTCCGACGCAGGCAGCGACGCGGAGGTCGTCGTACTCGAGGGAGACGAGTCGGTCACGATCGGGAACTAG
- a CDS encoding gamma carbonic anhydrase family protein, whose amino-acid sequence MRRSFDGVEPQIADSAYVDEAAVVIGNVVVEEDASVWPNTTLRGDHGRIVVGEGANVQDNAVLHEDAELEAYSTVGHSAIVHDATVGERALVGMNAVVLDGAHVGEGAVVAAGSVVTEGTEIPPKTLVAGSPAETKTEIDDPHLEATADRYVELSRRYAETSQRLE is encoded by the coding sequence ATGAGACGATCATTCGACGGAGTGGAACCACAGATTGCCGACTCGGCGTACGTCGACGAGGCGGCAGTCGTCATCGGGAACGTCGTTGTCGAGGAGGACGCGAGCGTCTGGCCAAACACGACGCTTCGGGGCGATCACGGACGGATCGTCGTCGGCGAAGGGGCGAACGTACAGGACAACGCCGTTCTCCACGAAGACGCCGAACTCGAGGCCTACTCGACGGTCGGCCACAGCGCAATCGTCCACGACGCGACCGTCGGCGAACGCGCGTTGGTCGGCATGAACGCGGTCGTCCTGGACGGCGCACACGTCGGCGAAGGTGCCGTCGTCGCCGCAGGCAGCGTCGTCACTGAGGGCACTGAAATCCCACCGAAGACGCTCGTCGCCGGTTCCCCAGCAGAGACAAAGACCGAAATCGACGATCCGCACCTCGAGGCGACGGCCGACCGATACGTCGAACTCTCACGTCGATACGCCGAGACGTCACAGCGACTCGAGTAA
- a CDS encoding SDR family NAD(P)-dependent oxidoreductase, whose product MSEQQQGRLEGSVSLITGGANGIGRATAERFLEEGAVVVVGDIEEPDSYEEGEVDYVELDVSSQDDWEDAITHIDDEYGELDVLFNNAGIISYDSITEIDVETWERDVSVNQTGVMLGMKYSVPLMRESGGGSIINSSSIWGNVGAEGTAAYQATKGAVRNMSKNAAITYVDDDIRVNSLHPGPIDTPLMQAQDDAINEEVIEATPMGRMAEPREVANAVLFAASDESSFMTGSELVIDGGYLAQ is encoded by the coding sequence ATGTCCGAGCAACAGCAGGGAAGACTCGAGGGATCGGTTTCGCTAATTACTGGCGGAGCGAACGGCATCGGTCGCGCGACCGCAGAACGCTTTCTGGAAGAAGGCGCAGTAGTCGTCGTCGGCGACATCGAAGAACCCGATTCGTACGAGGAGGGTGAGGTAGACTACGTCGAGTTGGACGTGAGCAGTCAGGACGACTGGGAGGACGCAATCACCCACATCGACGACGAGTACGGAGAGTTGGACGTGTTGTTCAACAACGCGGGTATCATCTCCTACGACTCGATCACGGAGATCGATGTAGAGACGTGGGAGCGAGACGTCAGCGTCAACCAGACCGGCGTGATGCTCGGCATGAAATATAGCGTCCCGCTCATGCGCGAAAGCGGCGGCGGATCGATCATCAACAGTTCCTCGATTTGGGGGAACGTCGGTGCCGAAGGGACGGCCGCCTACCAGGCGACGAAAGGCGCGGTTCGCAACATGTCCAAAAACGCAGCGATCACGTACGTCGACGACGACATCCGCGTGAATTCGCTTCACCCGGGGCCGATCGATACGCCGCTCATGCAAGCCCAAGACGATGCGATCAACGAGGAAGTCATCGAGGCGACACCGATGGGGCGCATGGCAGAGCCACGTGAGGTCGCCAACGCCGTGTTGTTCGCCGCGAGCGACGAATCGAGTTTCATGACTGGTTCGGAACTCGTTATCGACGGCGGGTATCTCGCCCAGTAA
- the rqcH gene encoding ribosome rescue protein RqcH yields the protein MDPKRELTSVDLAALVGEFGTYEGAKVDKAYLYGDDLLRLKMRDFDRGRIELIIEVGEIKRAHTVAPERVPDAPGRPPQFAMMLRNRLSGADFAGVEQFEFDRILEFVFEREDGTTRIIVELFGQGNVAVTDGEYEVIDCLETVRLKSRTVVPGSRYEFPDSRTNPLTVPREAFDREMEESDTDVVRTLATQLNFGGLYAEEVCTRAGIEKGMDIDDADEDDYDRLYEAIERLALDLRNSNFEPRMYFADEGGDEQDGDSEGGDGDGDDATDASPDRVVDATPFPLEEHVELAAEPYDSFLAALDDYFFRLELADEQEPDPTDQRPDFEEEIAKYERIIDQQQGAIDGFEQEADALREQAESLYAEYGLIDDILSTIQDARSQDRPWDEIESRFEEGAERGIDAAQAVVDVDGSEGTVTIEVDGEYVDLESGRGVEQNADRLYTEAKRVEEKKEGALAAIEDTREDLEDAKARRERWEADDGEDETEETDEEEREDREWLSMPSVPIRENEPWYDRFRWFHTSDGYLVIGGRNADQNEELVKKYLEPGDTVFHTQAHGGPVTVLKATDPSEASSSDIELPDSSLEEAAQFAVSYASVWKDGRYAGDVYAVDSDQVTKTPESGEYLEKGGFAIRGDRTYYDDTPVDVAVGIQCEPYTRVIGGPSSAIEDQAATTISLEPGRYAQADAAKRVYRQFRERFEDESFVRKIASPDRIQHFMPPGGSRIAEE from the coding sequence ATGGATCCAAAGCGGGAGCTTACCAGCGTCGACCTCGCCGCCCTCGTCGGAGAGTTCGGAACCTACGAGGGAGCGAAGGTCGACAAGGCCTATCTCTACGGCGACGACCTGCTTCGCCTCAAGATGCGGGACTTCGATCGCGGGCGCATCGAACTCATCATCGAAGTCGGCGAGATCAAGCGCGCGCATACAGTCGCCCCCGAACGGGTGCCAGACGCCCCGGGCCGACCACCCCAGTTCGCGATGATGCTCCGAAATCGGCTCTCGGGGGCCGACTTCGCCGGCGTCGAACAGTTCGAATTCGACCGCATCCTCGAGTTCGTCTTCGAGCGCGAGGACGGGACGACGCGTATCATCGTCGAACTGTTCGGACAGGGGAACGTCGCCGTCACCGATGGCGAGTACGAGGTGATCGACTGTCTCGAGACCGTGCGACTCAAGTCCCGGACGGTGGTTCCAGGCTCGCGCTACGAGTTCCCCGACAGCAGGACGAACCCGCTCACCGTTCCTCGAGAGGCGTTCGACCGCGAGATGGAGGAGTCGGATACGGACGTCGTTCGAACCCTTGCGACGCAACTGAACTTCGGCGGACTCTACGCCGAAGAGGTCTGCACCCGTGCAGGCATCGAGAAAGGGATGGACATCGACGACGCCGACGAGGACGACTACGACCGCCTCTACGAGGCGATCGAGCGACTCGCACTGGACCTCCGAAATAGCAACTTCGAGCCGCGCATGTACTTCGCGGACGAGGGGGGAGACGAGCAAGATGGTGACTCCGAAGGTGGAGACGGCGACGGAGACGACGCTACCGACGCGAGTCCGGATCGCGTCGTCGACGCCACGCCGTTCCCGCTCGAGGAACACGTCGAACTGGCCGCCGAGCCCTACGATTCCTTCCTCGCCGCCCTCGACGACTACTTCTTCCGGCTCGAACTCGCCGACGAGCAGGAACCGGACCCGACCGATCAGCGTCCGGATTTCGAGGAGGAGATCGCCAAGTACGAACGGATTATCGACCAACAGCAAGGGGCAATCGACGGCTTCGAGCAGGAAGCCGACGCGCTCCGCGAGCAGGCCGAATCGCTGTACGCCGAGTACGGACTGATCGACGACATCCTCTCGACAATTCAGGACGCCCGCTCGCAGGATCGCCCGTGGGACGAGATCGAATCCCGCTTCGAGGAGGGTGCCGAGCGCGGGATCGACGCCGCACAAGCGGTCGTCGACGTCGACGGCAGCGAGGGCACGGTAACGATCGAGGTCGACGGCGAGTACGTCGATCTCGAGTCGGGCCGGGGCGTCGAGCAAAACGCAGACCGCCTCTACACCGAAGCCAAGCGCGTCGAGGAGAAAAAGGAGGGCGCGCTGGCCGCCATCGAAGACACTCGTGAGGATCTCGAGGACGCGAAAGCCCGCCGCGAGCGCTGGGAGGCGGACGACGGCGAGGACGAAACCGAGGAGACGGACGAGGAAGAGCGTGAGGATCGAGAGTGGCTCTCGATGCCTTCCGTTCCGATCCGTGAGAACGAGCCCTGGTACGATCGGTTCCGCTGGTTCCACACCAGCGACGGCTACCTCGTTATCGGCGGCCGAAACGCAGACCAGAACGAGGAACTGGTGAAGAAGTACTTAGAGCCCGGCGACACGGTGTTCCACACGCAGGCCCACGGCGGACCGGTCACCGTTCTCAAGGCGACGGATCCGAGCGAAGCGTCCTCCTCGGATATCGAACTTCCCGACTCGAGCCTCGAGGAGGCTGCCCAGTTCGCCGTCTCCTACGCGTCGGTCTGGAAGGACGGCCGCTATGCGGGCGACGTGTACGCCGTCGACTCCGATCAAGTCACCAAGACGCCCGAGAGCGGCGAGTATCTGGAAAAGGGCGGCTTCGCGATCCGCGGCGATCGAACCTACTACGACGACACGCCAGTCGACGTCGCCGTCGGCATCCAGTGTGAGCCCTACACCCGCGTCATCGGCGGCCCGTCGTCGGCGATCGAAGACCAAGCGGCGACCACGATTTCACTCGAGCCGGGTCGCTACGCCCAGGCCGACGCGGCCAAGCGGGTGTACCGACAGTTCCGCGAGCGATTCGAAGACGAATCGTTCGTCCGCAAAATTGCGAGTCCGGATCGGATTCAACACTTCATGCCGCCGGGTGGCAGTCGGATCGCCGAGGAGTAA
- the tenA gene encoding thiaminase II — translation MGFSEQLLEDGTHIWDAQKDHPFVRELAAGTLEESAFKHWVRQDYRYLLDYARLFSIAGAKATDEETMTHLLGVAHEVLEDEMDLHREFAADYGISQDELEAVEKAPTCVAYTSFLVRTAYEGSIAEIAAALYPCMQGYLDVGDHMADLATEEHRYTPFIELYTSEEFREATAWCREFVDHCGEAYPGEHDTMREAFLTSAKLEYRFWEMAYTLEGWDL, via the coding sequence ATGGGATTCAGCGAGCAGCTTCTCGAGGACGGGACACACATCTGGGACGCACAGAAAGACCATCCCTTCGTTCGGGAACTCGCGGCGGGGACGCTCGAGGAATCGGCGTTCAAACACTGGGTGAGACAGGATTATCGGTACCTGCTCGATTACGCGCGGCTGTTCTCGATCGCTGGCGCGAAAGCCACTGACGAGGAGACGATGACGCACCTCCTCGGGGTGGCTCACGAGGTGCTCGAGGACGAAATGGACCTCCATCGCGAGTTCGCCGCCGACTACGGGATTTCTCAGGACGAACTCGAGGCCGTCGAGAAAGCGCCGACCTGCGTCGCGTACACGAGTTTTCTCGTCCGAACGGCCTACGAGGGCTCGATCGCTGAGATCGCAGCGGCGCTGTATCCGTGCATGCAGGGCTACCTCGACGTTGGCGACCATATGGCCGACCTCGCGACTGAAGAACACCGCTATACCCCGTTCATCGAACTGTACACGAGCGAGGAGTTTCGCGAGGCGACCGCGTGGTGTCGGGAGTTCGTCGACCACTGCGGCGAGGCGTATCCCGGCGAACACGACACCATGCGGGAGGCGTTCCTGACGAGCGCCAAACTCGAGTACCGATTTTGGGAGATGGCGTACACGCTCGAGGGCTGGGATCTCTAA